One window of Myxococcus fulvus genomic DNA carries:
- a CDS encoding class I SAM-dependent methyltransferase — MADPQGIHGNGGDDAAPQAEAGMFANRLRKGSKHFRRWARAQGLTAFRVYDRDIPEYPYAVDIYGDCVHVTEYPRRKALKSGTAETQREEVLAAVTQVLETPAERVFVKTHTPQPWGRAQYGRVGEGSGRLVVEERGLKFWVNLGDYLDTGLFMDHRDTRQRVREEVRGKRFLNLFAYTGAFTVYAAAGGAASTVTVDLSNTYLDWAEDNLDLNGLADARHELVRGDAKAWVEAQARGSERYDLIVCDPPSFSTSKKMTGSFNVQRDHVRMLDALRTLLSPGGILYFSNNFLGFQLDAKATRGWKSVEELTPGSIPEDFQRKDIHRCWRMVAP, encoded by the coding sequence ATGGCTGACCCACAAGGTATTCACGGCAACGGCGGCGACGACGCGGCACCCCAGGCGGAGGCCGGCATGTTCGCCAACCGGCTGCGCAAGGGCTCGAAGCACTTCCGCAGGTGGGCCCGTGCCCAGGGGCTGACGGCCTTCCGCGTCTATGACCGGGACATTCCCGAGTACCCCTACGCGGTGGACATCTACGGCGACTGCGTGCACGTCACCGAGTACCCGCGCCGCAAGGCCCTCAAGTCCGGCACCGCGGAGACGCAGCGCGAGGAGGTCCTCGCCGCGGTGACGCAGGTGCTCGAGACGCCCGCGGAGCGCGTCTTCGTGAAGACGCACACGCCCCAGCCGTGGGGCCGCGCGCAGTATGGCCGCGTGGGCGAGGGCAGCGGGCGGCTCGTCGTCGAGGAGCGGGGCCTGAAGTTCTGGGTCAACCTGGGCGACTACCTGGACACGGGCCTCTTCATGGACCATCGCGACACCCGCCAGCGCGTGCGCGAGGAGGTCCGGGGCAAACGCTTCCTCAACCTCTTCGCGTACACGGGCGCGTTCACCGTCTACGCCGCGGCCGGCGGCGCCGCGAGCACCGTGACGGTGGACCTGTCCAACACGTACCTCGACTGGGCCGAGGACAACCTGGACCTCAACGGCCTCGCGGACGCGCGCCACGAACTGGTCCGCGGGGATGCGAAGGCGTGGGTCGAGGCCCAGGCGCGAGGCTCCGAGCGCTACGACCTCATCGTCTGCGACCCGCCCTCCTTCTCCACCTCGAAGAAGATGACGGGCTCGTTCAACGTGCAGCGCGACCACGTGCGCATGCTGGACGCGCTCCGGACGCTGCTGTCCCCCGGAGGCATCCTCTACTTCTCCAACAACTTCCTCGGCTTCCAGTTGGACGCCAAGGCGACGCGCGGCTGGAAGTCCGTGGAGGAGCTCACGCCCGGCTCCATCCCCGAGGACTTCCAGCGCAAGGACATCCACCGCTGCTGGCGGATGGTGGCGCCCTGA
- a CDS encoding UdgX family uracil-DNA binding protein (This protein belongs to the uracil DNA glycosylase superfamily, members of which act in excision repair of DNA. However, it belongs more specifically to UdgX branch, whose founding member was found to bind uracil in DNA (where it does not belong), without cleaving it, appears to promote DNA repair by a pathway involving RecA, rather than base excision.) produces MPKRPSVQTTAAPLIPESPTYDKLREAASGCQACSLWKTGTQTVFGEPVGRPGPGPRVMLVGEQPGDQEDREGRPFVGPSGRLLDEALEEAGIDRSQVYVTNTVKHFKWTGDGKRRIHAKPNTTEVRACLPWLEAEIQVFRPDILVCLGATAAQALLGKDFRVTQQRGQPIPSAWAPVVVATVHPSSILRAPDPEARERQREAFVEDLRAVARLIRAASSDRAGEDAHAPMG; encoded by the coding sequence ATGCCCAAGCGTCCCTCCGTCCAGACCACCGCGGCCCCACTCATCCCTGAGTCTCCGACGTACGACAAGCTCCGAGAAGCCGCTTCGGGCTGTCAGGCGTGTTCCTTGTGGAAGACGGGCACGCAGACCGTGTTCGGCGAGCCCGTGGGGAGGCCCGGTCCAGGCCCCAGGGTGATGCTGGTGGGGGAGCAGCCGGGAGACCAGGAGGACCGCGAGGGCAGGCCCTTCGTGGGGCCGTCCGGCAGGCTGCTGGACGAGGCGCTGGAGGAGGCCGGCATCGACCGCTCGCAGGTGTACGTCACCAACACGGTGAAACACTTCAAGTGGACGGGGGACGGCAAGCGCCGCATCCACGCGAAGCCCAACACCACCGAGGTGCGCGCGTGCCTGCCGTGGCTCGAGGCGGAGATACAGGTGTTCCGCCCGGACATCCTCGTGTGCCTGGGGGCCACCGCGGCGCAGGCGCTGCTCGGCAAGGACTTCCGCGTGACGCAGCAGCGGGGGCAGCCGATTCCCTCCGCGTGGGCGCCCGTCGTCGTGGCCACGGTGCACCCGTCGTCCATCCTGCGCGCGCCGGACCCGGAGGCCCGGGAGCGGCAGCGCGAGGCGTTCGTGGAGGACCTGCGCGCCGTCGCGCGGCTCATCCGCGCGGCGTCGTCGGACAGGGCAGGGGAGGACGCGCACGCGCCGATGGGATGA
- a CDS encoding crotonase/enoyl-CoA hydratase family protein, with amino-acid sequence MSVRTEKNGPITTVVLHRPEVRNAVDGATAQLLADAFRAFDTDTESRVGVLYGDGGTFCAGADLKAVSEGRMPRLQMDGDGPMGPSRMVLSKPVIAAISGHAVAGGLELALWCDLRVVEEDAVLGVFCRRWGVPLIDGGTVRLPRLIGLSRALDLILTGRPVSAQEALGMGLVNRVVPKGQAREAAEALAREVAVFPQACMNADRASAYAQGGLSQEEALRQEFIRGVKVLESESVPGATRFAQGAGRHGKFE; translated from the coding sequence ATGAGCGTGCGCACCGAGAAGAACGGCCCCATCACCACCGTCGTCCTCCACCGTCCCGAGGTGCGCAACGCCGTGGACGGTGCCACCGCGCAGCTCCTCGCGGACGCCTTCCGCGCGTTCGACACGGACACGGAGTCGCGAGTCGGCGTCCTCTACGGCGACGGAGGCACCTTCTGCGCGGGCGCGGACCTCAAGGCTGTCTCGGAAGGCCGCATGCCGCGCCTCCAGATGGACGGCGATGGCCCCATGGGCCCCTCGCGCATGGTGCTGAGCAAGCCCGTCATCGCGGCCATCAGCGGCCACGCCGTCGCCGGAGGTCTGGAACTCGCGCTGTGGTGTGACCTGCGTGTCGTCGAGGAGGACGCGGTGCTCGGCGTCTTCTGCCGGCGCTGGGGCGTGCCGCTCATCGACGGAGGCACCGTGCGCCTGCCCCGGCTCATCGGGTTGTCCCGGGCCCTGGACCTCATCCTCACCGGCCGCCCCGTGTCCGCCCAGGAGGCGCTGGGCATGGGACTGGTCAACCGCGTCGTCCCCAAGGGCCAGGCCCGTGAGGCCGCGGAGGCGCTCGCCCGGGAGGTGGCCGTCTTCCCCCAGGCCTGCATGAACGCGGACCGCGCCTCGGCCTACGCCCAGGGGGGCCTCAGCCAGGAAGAAGCACTGCGTCAGGAGTTCATCCGGGGCGTCAAGGTGCTGGAGTCCGAGTCCGTCCCGGGGGCCACGCGCTTCGCCCAGGGGGCCGGGCGGCACGGGAAGTTCGAGTAA
- a CDS encoding cystathionine gamma-synthase translates to MRFDTLAIHAGQEPDPTTGAIMTPVYLTSTYVQDGPGEHKGYEYSRTQNPTRKALQDCLAALEGAKYGAAFASGLAGTDMLMHMLDHGDHVIVSDDVYGGTFRLFDKVYKRCGLNFSFVDLSQPGAFEKAITPKTKMVWVETPTNPMLKLIDLAAIAQVAKKHNILAVADNTFMTPYFQRPLDLGFDVVAHSTTKYLNGHSDVVGGFVCTSRDDVAERMYFLQNAVGGVSGAFDSFLVLRGVKTLHVRMDRHAHNAMKVAQYLATHPKVKKVTYPGLETHPQHALAKQQMTGFGGMLTFDIHGGLESARTFLKTVKVFACAESLGGVESLIEHPAIMTHASVPKETREKLGIADGFIRLSVGIEDSRDLIDDLAQALDAAK, encoded by the coding sequence ATGCGCTTCGACACCCTCGCCATTCATGCCGGCCAGGAGCCGGACCCCACGACGGGCGCCATCATGACCCCCGTCTACCTGACCTCCACCTACGTCCAGGACGGGCCGGGGGAACACAAGGGCTACGAGTACAGCCGTACGCAGAACCCCACCCGCAAGGCGCTCCAGGACTGTCTGGCCGCGCTCGAGGGCGCGAAGTACGGCGCCGCCTTCGCCTCCGGCCTCGCGGGCACCGACATGCTGATGCACATGTTGGATCACGGTGACCACGTCATCGTCTCCGACGACGTGTACGGCGGCACCTTCCGCCTGTTCGACAAGGTCTACAAGCGCTGCGGCTTGAACTTCTCCTTCGTCGACCTGTCCCAGCCGGGCGCCTTCGAGAAGGCCATTACGCCGAAGACGAAGATGGTGTGGGTGGAGACGCCCACCAACCCGATGCTCAAGCTCATCGACCTGGCCGCCATCGCCCAGGTCGCCAAGAAGCACAACATCCTCGCCGTCGCCGACAACACGTTCATGACGCCGTACTTCCAGCGCCCGCTGGACCTCGGCTTCGACGTGGTGGCGCACTCCACCACCAAGTACCTCAACGGCCACAGCGACGTGGTGGGCGGCTTCGTCTGCACCAGCCGAGATGACGTCGCCGAGCGGATGTACTTCCTCCAGAACGCGGTGGGCGGCGTGTCCGGCGCGTTCGACAGCTTCCTCGTGCTGCGCGGCGTGAAGACGCTCCACGTCCGCATGGACCGCCACGCGCACAACGCGATGAAGGTCGCCCAGTACCTGGCCACGCACCCGAAGGTGAAGAAGGTGACGTACCCGGGCCTGGAGACGCACCCGCAGCACGCGCTCGCCAAGCAGCAGATGACGGGCTTCGGCGGCATGCTGACGTTCGACATCCACGGCGGCCTGGAGTCGGCGCGCACCTTCCTCAAGACGGTGAAGGTCTTCGCCTGCGCGGAGTCGCTCGGCGGCGTCGAGTCCCTCATCGAGCACCCGGCCATCATGACCCACGCCTCCGTGCCCAAGGAGACGCGCGAGAAGCTCGGCATCGCCGACGGCTTCATCCGTCTGTCCGTGGGCATCGAGGACTCGCGGGACCTCATCGATGACCTGGCCCAGGCGCTCGACGCGGCGAAGTAG